ATTGCAATCACTTGCAGAGGACCCGGAAATTCCAGTTCCAATCATGGCACACCCTGCTTTCGCTGGTGCAATGGCTGCCTCAAGCACACATGGGGTAAGTTACTCCCTATTACTTGGAAAGTTGCTTCGAACTGTTGGGGCAGACTTTTCCCTTTTCCCTTCGCCTTATGGGAGTGTAGCGCTTGATCGAAGAGAGGCGCTCGCAACAGCAGAAGCCTTAACGAGAAATAATAAGCTGAAAAGAACATTCCCTGTTCCTTCAGCGGGCATTCATCCTGGACTAGTACCGCTTCTTATAAAAGATTTCGGTATAGACAGTGTGATTAATGCGGGAGGTGGCGTGCACGGGCATCCCGGTGGAGCAGCTGCAGGCGGAAAAGCTTTCCGAGACGCCATTCAAGCTGTTTTAACAGAGCAACCTCTTGAACAGGCCTCTCAAAATAGTGAGGAACTTCATCAGGCTCTTAATAAGTGGGGGAGCGGGGAGGTAGTGCGATGAAGCAGCCGATTATTTTTTGCGATTTTGATGGCACCATTACGAAAAGTGATAATATCGTTTCTTTGATGAAACGATTTGCTCCGAAAGAGTGGGAGCAAATAAAAGATGATGTTCTCGCCCAAAACCTTTCCATTCGTGAAGGAGTCGGAAGGATGTTTCACTTAATCCCTTCCAATTTGAAACAGGAATTACTCGATTATTTAGTAGCTACAACTGAAATCAGACAGGGTTTTAGCGAATTCGTAGACTATACGAGGCATGAAGGGATCGAGCTTTATATCGTCAGCGGAGGGATCGATTTCTTTGTTTACCCCCTTCTTAAGCCATTTGGTATTCCAGAAGAAAACATCTTCTGTAATGGTAGTGATTTTACTACTGATACCATCTCAATAACTTGGCCGTATGCCTGTGGAGATGATTGTACGAAAGATTGCGGTTGTTGCAAGCCAGGTATATTAAATCGTTTTGATAAAAAGGCTAACCGAAAAATTGTGATTGGAGATTCTATTACCGATTTAGAAGCTTCAAAGGAAGCAGATTTTGTGTTTGCTAGAGACTATTTAGCGGAGAAGTGTCAAGAACTTGGCATTCCAGCCGTTTTATTTGAAACGTTTGATGATATCGTCGAAAAGTTAACTGAAGAAAGGGAGGAGAATCATGTGCCAAGTGGAGAATCGATGGAACGAACTTGCTGATATTAAAGATGAATTAGCAGCAAGAGATTGGTTCCGTGGAACAAGTGGAAATCTTTCAATTAAGGTAAGTGA
The sequence above is a segment of the Pseudalkalibacillus hwajinpoensis genome. Coding sequences within it:
- a CDS encoding 2-hydroxy-3-keto-5-methylthiopentenyl-1-phosphate phosphatase, producing the protein MKQPIIFCDFDGTITKSDNIVSLMKRFAPKEWEQIKDDVLAQNLSIREGVGRMFHLIPSNLKQELLDYLVATTEIRQGFSEFVDYTRHEGIELYIVSGGIDFFVYPLLKPFGIPEENIFCNGSDFTTDTISITWPYACGDDCTKDCGCCKPGILNRFDKKANRKIVIGDSITDLEASKEADFVFARDYLAEKCQELGIPAVLFETFDDIVEKLTEEREENHVPSGESMERTC